In Penicillium psychrofluorescens genome assembly, chromosome: 5, a single window of DNA contains:
- a CDS encoding uncharacterized protein (ID:PFLUO_008011-T1.cds;~source:funannotate) — protein MAHTYEAAITALNSLQTNYAIVEELRKAKSRDDVNERSIPEMVEWLERIGYKPSDLNQLNPVHVAGTKGKGSTSAFISSILSQYTKPEPGQSAPAIHKVGLYTSPHLRFARERIKIDNTPLSEEQFARYFFEVWDRLEEAAKLAGQNPTAPGTKPQYFRYLTLMAFHTYIREGVNAAVIECGIGGQYDCTNVIEQPKVAAITSLGIDHTALLGTTIENIAWHKGGIIKPGARAFTAPQALSAEKVLTQRAEEKGVQLDVVLGHPELLADGSQVKLGLAGDFQYTNAALAVSTTAEFLRKVGVAGIPENISSEPLPPNFKKGLMETRLGGRCETRTEKNVAWYIDGGHTLESIRLAGSWFASRVQADSSSSDIATKKPRILIFNQQTRDSTALARALHETLALALGSTSPFTHAVFCTNITYKQAGYRPDLVSMNTNADDVELLRVQKSLAEAWNSSDPQAQVQVFGTIEEAVDFAREVAGAARKDFPEERSPVMTFVTGSLHLVGGFLDVVETKPCP, from the exons ATGGCTCATACATATGAG GCTGCGATTACAGCGCTCAATTCCCTCCAAACCAACTATGCCAttgtggaggagctgcggaagGCCAAATCGCGGGACGACGTTAACGAGCGCTCCATCCCGGAGATGGTGGAATGGCTTGAGCGCATTGGATACAAG CCTTCCGATCTGAACCAATTGAACCCTGTTCATGTCGCTGGCACCAAAGGCAAAGGTTCCACCTCCGCATTTATTTCCTCGATTCTCTCCCAATATACCAAGCCGGAGCCAGGTCAATCGGCGCCGGCGATCCATAAAGTTGGACTATACACCTCTCCACACCTGCGTTTCGCCCGCGAGCGCATCAAGATCGATAACACCCCGTTATCCGAAGAACAATTCGCGCGTTACTTCTTCGAGGTATGGGATCGGCTTGAGGAAGCTGCCAAATTGGCAGGACAGAACCCCACTGCGCCGGGCACCAAGCCTCAGTATTTTCGCTATTTGACCCTGATGGCGTTCCACACCTATATCAGGGAAGGCGTCAATGCAGCAGTGATTGAGTGTGGGATTGGAGGGCAGTACGATTGCACGAATGTGATTGAGCAACCCAAGGTGGCCGCCATAACAAGCCTTGGTATCGACCACACCGCGCTATTGGGAACCACAATCGAGAACATCGCATGGCACAAAGGCGGTATTATCAAGCCTGGCGCACGAGCCTTTACTGCGCCGCAAGCTCTCAGCGCGGAGAAAGTCCTGACCCAGCGCGCTGAAGAAAAAGGCGTCCAGCTGGATGTGGTGCTGGGCCATCCCGAACTGCTTGCCGACGGCAGTCAAGTCAAGCTTGGTCTGGCCGGCGACTTCCAGTATACGAATGCCGCCTTGGCTGTCTCAACCACGGCGGAGTTTTTGAGGAAAGTCGGCGTTGCCGGCATCCCAGAGAATATCTCATCCGAACCTCTACCCCCGAACTTCAAGAAGGGTCTGATGGAAACCCGTCTCGGCGGCCGCTGTGAAACTCGGACCGAAAAGAACGTGGCTTGGTACATCGACGGCGGCCACACGTTGGAGAGTATTCGGCTGGCGGGCTCATGGTTCGCATCCCGAGTTCAGGCGGACTCCTCCTCAAGCGACATTGCGACCAAAAAGCCGCGGATCTTGATCTTCAACCAGCAGACCCGCGACAGCACGGCTCTTGCTCGCGCTCTACACGAGACGCTAGCCCTAGCGCTTGGATCCACGTCCCCATTCACCCACGCGGTGTTCTGTACCAACATCACCTACAAGCAAGCGGGTTACCGGCCGGATCTGGTCAGCATGAACACCAACGCCGACGACGTCGAGTTGCTGCGCGTGCAGAAGTCCCTCGCGGAGGCGTGGAACTCGAGTGACCCCCAAGCGCAGGTGCAGGTGTTCGGCACCATTGAGGAGGCTGTGGATTTTGCGCGCGAGGTGGCCGGTGCGGCGCGCAAGGATTTTCCCGAGGAGCGGTCGCCCGTCATGACTTTTGTTACGGGCAGTCTGCATCTGGTGGGCGGTTTCCTGGATGTGGTTGAGACTAAGCCATGCCCGTGA